ggcatatatatatatattttttttttaggcaagTGATTCAGTGTGGTGCGTTTGCGTGTCCATCCCAATTAGAGAATCCTACCTGACAACAGCCTAACAGGTTGGCTCACGCTTTTGATGCTTCCCTTGTGATCCAGTAGCGGATACACCAGCAACCATAGTGAGAGGACTTTCACTATTTGTAATGAAATATTCCCAACAGCCCCTCAGTCgtcctcatcatcatcctcatcaccCCCCTCTAAACCTTTTGGGATGATGGGTAAACGTCTCCGCAGCCTGCAGCATCTTCATGGAGCATCCCTTCGCGGACAGCCCTTGAGTACGCATTAAGTGACGTTGCTCCCGGCCAATCGTGTTCCTATTCCGCCTGTCGACACTGCTGAAAGAGAGACGGCTTGACCAATGGCAGTGGTTCGGCGGGGTGAGGGGGCGTCGGTGTATTTCACCACCCCTCCTGTGGATCGACAAGCGAGAGTTAGAGCAAGATATTCAGCTCCGGCAGTGAGAGCGCAAGGATGAGCGGTGCGTAAACGTTGCGCATTGCTGTGACATTGAACGCCTCTTGGCTGATTTTTTCGCCACATTTTGCAGCACGGAGGAGGACCGAATCTGGTCATTTAAACATGTTTTAGCTTTATCGTTTCTTTTTCGTGCTTGTAGCTGCATGCCAGCTTGAGTGATGATGGAGCTCGGTGGACTTGAACCATGAGAGGACACAAGTGGGTCGTCTTGCGTTCACCTCGCCGGCGCTTCCACGTTAACAGGTAGCAACTACATTTTTCAACCGGGAGCATTGATTTTGGGAGACGTTTAAATGGAAAACACCGCAAACCACTGACCACCTGGCAGCAGGAGGATGAGACGCTGATCACCGCAACTGACGCAGGTCACACACTTCAAATCATTTCCATATTAGTGAAGTTAAATTGAAGGGTGGGGGGAATTGATACGTAAGCACTGCTGATGCGACCTGTTTTTCCAAAATTGTTTTCCCCCTGACTTAATGGCCAAATAACAGCAATGTCTGAAAAGACAATGAGCTGATATGCTGGAGTTGTTCTCGTGTGACATTACAGATATGAATATGCAAACTAAAACTAAGAATAGAGCTCAGTTGTCAAGAAATAATTAAACATCTTGACTGATCCTATTTTGTAAGCTTCAGCTATGCCAGCCACTTGATGCCAAGCACAATTTAAGCTCTTTAAATTTGTGTGTAAAATTAACAAGAGTACTTaatttattgtaaagtgtttttttttttaacatgcataGGATGGTGCAACACACATGAAGAACGTGTTTGGTGCAGGGTTATGATGTTGATGAATAGTTAtgtttatgataataataatcaccatgcaaaaaaatactGACAGCGGGACGGTAATATacgttattatatattataaatatattatttctaTATATAGATTTCTACATGGTTTATCATCATGCTGCTTTGCAAAGCTGTTTAACTAAAGGGATGCTCTCTATGTATTTTTAGGTTTGGAAGATTCCTGTCTCCTACAGTTTCTTAGAAACATTTGCTTCACTTCCTCCGTCATGGATCTAAAAGACTATTACCTGTTGGGTGCTCTACTCGCCTGTATCTGGCTTGATCCATCAATAGCCCAAGAACTAATCTACCCCATCAGGGAGGAGCTGCAAGAAAATGTGCTCATTGGAAATATACCGAGGGACCTTAACATTTCTCATACAAATGCTGCCACTGGAGCAAGTGCTAATCTTGTGTACCGGCTCGTCTCCAAAGCAGGAGATAACCCTCTGGTCCGCGTTCTGAGCAGCACTGGTGAGATATTCACTACATCAAACCGAATAGACAGGGAGAAGTTATGCCCTGGTCCCTCCTTTGAGGACAGTGAGTGCTCCTTTGAAATTGAAGTGGTCATCCTGCCTAATGATTATTTCAGGCTTATTAAGATCAAGATAATCGTCAGAGACACAAATGATAATGCACCCATGTTTCCATCTCCTGTGATCAACATCTCCATCCCAGAGAACACTCTCATTAACAGCCGCTTCGCTATTCCTTCGGCCACTGACCCAGACACCGGGCCAAATAGTGTCCACAAATATGAGTTGATCAACGGGCAAAGTGCTTTTGGCTTAGACATAGTGGAAACACCTGAGGGGGAGAAGTGGCCCCAGCTCATTGTACAGCAGAATCTGGACAGAGAGCAGAAGGACACATATGTGATGAAGATTAAAGTGGAGGACGGTGGCAGCCCTCAGAAGTCCAGCACGGCCATCCTGCAAGTTACCGTAACGGATGTCAACGATAACAGGCCTGTGTTTAAGGAGAGTCAAATAGAGGTGCACATTCCAGAGAATTCCCCCATTGGCACATCTGTTGTGCAGCTTCAGGCCACAGATGCAGATGTGGGGGCGAACGCAGAGATTCGATATGTGTTTGGGGCTCAGGTGTCACCTGCTACAAAAAGGCTGTTTGCACTGAATACGACATCTGGCCTAATAACAGTGCAGAGGCCTTTGGACAGGGAAGAGACTGCAATCCATAAGCTTTCTGTTGTGGCTAGTGATGGCAGCCCGAGCCCCGCCAGAGCTATTATTTCAATAAATGTGACTGACGTTAATGACAATCCACCAAATATAGACCTGAGATACATAATCAGTCCCATTAATGGCACTGTTTTCCTCTCCGAGAAGGATCCCATTAATACCAAGATAGCTCTCATCACAGTGTCAGACAAAGACACTGACATCAACGGCAAGGTCATTTGTTTCATCGAGAAGGATGTGCCCTTCCATCTCAAAGCTGTATATGACAACCAGTATCTGTTGGAGACATCTGCCCTGCTTGACTATGAAGGGACCAAGGAATATAACTTTAAAATTGTGGCTTCTGATTCTGGGAAGCCAAGTTTGAATCAGACTGCCTTGGTGAGAGTGAGGCTGGAGGATGAGAACGACAACCCACCTATTTTCACTCAGCCCGTCATTGAGCTGGCTGTCATGGAAAACAACAAACGCGACCTGTTCCTTACCACGCTTAGTGCTACGGATGAGGACAGCGGAAAAAACGCAGAGATTGTTTATCAGCTGGGACCGAATGCATCCTTCTTTGATCTTGACCGCAAAACGGGGGTTCTGACTGCATCCAGAGTTTTTGACCGTGAGGATCAGGATCGATTCCTGTTCACTGTAACGGCAAGAGATAATGGAACGCCTCCTCTCCAGACACAGGCGGCAGTCATTGTAACTGTGCTGgatgaaaatgacaacaacCCCAAATTCACGCATAACCACTTTCAGTTTTTTGTCTCTGAGAATCTTCCTAAATACAGCACAGTTGGCGTGATAACTGTGACAGATTCCGATGCTGGAGAAAATGCTGCAGTTTCTCTTTCCATTCCAAATGACAATGAAAACTTCATACTGGATCCTTTCTCTGGTGTGATAAAGTCAAATGTGTCATTTGATAGAGAGCAACAGAGCTCCTACACTTTTGATGTTAGGGCTGTGGACAGCGGCAGACCACCTTGCTCTTCAGCTGCTAAGGTGACCATCAACGTCATTGATGTAAATGACAACACCCCGGTTGTCATTTACCCCCCCTCTAACACATCTTTTAAACTGGTCCCTCTGTCCTCTATCCCTGGCTCTGTGGTTGCAGAGGTCTTTGCAGTAGATGGCGATACAGGGATGAACGCTGAACTCAAATATACTATTGTGAGTGGCAACAACAAGGGTCTGTTCAGGATTGACCCCGTCACTGGAAATATCACCCTGGAGGAAAAGCCAGCAGTGAGTGACTTGGGCTTGCATAGATTAGTGGTCAACATCAGTGATTTAGGATACCCCAAGTCCCTTCATACTCTGGTGCTGGTATTCCTTTATGTCAATGATACTGTTGGCAACTACACACTCATCAATGATCTCATCCGACGTAGAATGGAAACACCAATTGACCGGAACATGAGCGACAGCAGTGAAACCTATCAAAGTGGGGACTATTTAACAATAATGATAGCCTTTGTGACTGGCGCCTTAGTGGTGATCATTGTCATATTTGTTACTGTCCTGTTGCGCTGCCGTCACACTTCCAGGTTTAAAGCTGCACAGAGGAAAAAACAGGGGACTGAGTGGATGTCACCAAATACAGAGAACAAGCAGAATAAGAAGAAAAAGCGCAAGAAAAGGAAATCTCCAAAGAGCTCTTTGCTCAACTTTGTGACCATTGAGGGGAACAAACCTGACGATCCTGCCCATGAGCCAATCAACGGAACCATCAGTCTGCCCACCGAATTGGAAGATCAAGGGATCGGACGCTTTGATTGGAATGCCACACCTACCACCACCTTCAAGCCCAGCAGCCCTGACCTGGCCCGACACTACAAATCTGCTTCACCGCAATCAGCTTTCCACCTCAAGGCTGATACACCCGTTTCAGTGAAGAAGCACCACGTGATTCAGGAGCTCCCACTGGATAACACATTCGTCGGGGGCTGTGACACCCTTTCCAAGAGGTCCTCCACAAGCTCAGACCACTTCAGTGCCTCAGAGTGCAGCTCCCAAGGAGGGTTCAAGACGAAGGGGCCCATGCACACCAGACAGCAGGTAAAAGAGCACTTTTACTGGTCTATAAGTACTGCCTATAACTGCCCTGTTCCACAGTGCTAAAGTGCCAGTTAAGATTTGAGACTCACACTTAAGTTACTGATGCAACAAAACAGTAAAGGAAGCACACATAATTCTCCTCAAACttaaagataaataaaaggAACTGAACATTCACTTATTATATATTTGGTTATGAACTCGTGCATAATTTGGGGGTACAATCAAAGACTAACGGTTGGGACATGAAACTATGCTTACGTTTGACTTAATAAGATGAAGTGTGTGAGTGGCTGCCTTATTTTGTGTATTCAGCACCTGATTTAGAtcactggttaaaaaaaatgtacatttatcaaTAACTGTGACTCTTTgtgaaagaaacatttttttcttgcctATCTACTCAAACCTGACGACAGATACAcattctccaaaaaaaaaaggtagacgtttcacctttcataaaactcttgaatgcattcatgtttttttgtgtttatttctgtgttctggtatgtactgtaatatCACAAAAGACCGTGCAACCTTTTCAATACCTGCAAGCAGCAACAGCAAGCAACAATTAGTCAGCCTCAGTGGCAAATGTGAATGTTACAGCCGGCTTTGCCACATCATCAAAGCTTGAATTAAATTCTTCCTCTCAAAGCACGCTAACAAACTGAGTGAGGCTTGTCTGGGATTGATACACATCCAATTCAAAAAGGATTAGCCAATAATGAGCCTCAAATTTCAATGTAATCcatgcagctttttttctaATCAAAGCCTTATTAATTTTTCTGCTAATAAAGCACCACTACACAACAAACTGTTCTAATCTAATAGAACACACGTGGACAAATACAGGGAGCAGCAGAAGTTGGGGGGGTAGAGAGAGAGGACGGAGGGAGGGCTGAGTGAGAGAGTTGTCAGTGGGCCAGGCTTGGCTGGTGGTGGTACTGAAACTTTAGGTGGCAGTGTTGAGCTGCATGGCAATGCTTGGCACGCCGCCAGACTGCAGTGGCCGGTGCaaggcagcaaaaaaaaaaaaaggagtgaaATCTATGTTGGCGTTCTTAGTGAAATACTCTCGTGTAATGATGCTGAGGCTGCACGGGTAAGATTGATAACGCCAGGTAGAGATGAGAGTGATAAGGTCTATCCAGGAGAGTTAGAGGAATTACTGGGGTGACACCGGGCGAGACTCCTGTCGATGCATACCTCCGGGTTACTGCATCTGTGCTCCCATTTAATGCCTTTTTTTGTGAGCGGTAGCAGTCAAAAGAGGCATTCAGTTCGTCGTCGTTTGCCAGTTTGGATGAGCGTGTGGCTGGTggcgagggggtgggggggttgggggggggggggggggggggatgagacAAGGTGATGACATGGGTGGCTGTGAAGGTGACAACCAGGATAACGCATGAGATATGACACTATACAGTAAGCACATCTTCATTGATTCTTTCAGTCACCCTGCACTTTACAAAGGATTTATTGGGATCAATAATTCTGACAGATGATCAAAAGGAGCACAAACACAGTGGTTTTTATATTGTGCCATTCATAGTACAAATAATGCACTCTGCAGACACTTAAGTGCACACATTTTCCAATAAGTCGGGCTATTTGATTGATGATGTTTATGTACATTCTTAAGTACGATCTTAAATGGAACCCTATTTTAGCTGGAAAGTCTAAACTGACCTGCAGATGTGCCTCACTCTCACAAAATGTTACCAATTTGATCATACTCATCTATTGTGTCATTTATTCATCTTGATTAGACATCAAAATGCATCATCTCAATATTACATAGAATAATTTATCGTAAAATCATTCTGAAATTCTTGCATCTTGTCAAGGCGGCTTGAAGTCCTCCACCTTTTGAAGCGTTCAAATATTTGTTGTTCCTGGCTTCACTCgactacttgactttttttttttttttaaatctcaagCGCTTCTGATTaggagaaaaagtaatttatttttgCTCTCGTTGTGCCGAGTGCCAGTCTTTGGAGACTTGCCGACTGTCCGTTTTTCCAGTCATATCAATTCCAAGACATCTCACTGTGCTATTCAAAGTGGAGATTAAATGGCAGTTTGTGCTTGTGGTAAAACGGTTAAACAGCATTGGGATGAAGGATATGTTTTCAGTGCCTTTGTTGAATTTc
The sequence above is a segment of the Dunckerocampus dactyliophorus isolate RoL2022-P2 chromosome 3, RoL_Ddac_1.1, whole genome shotgun sequence genome. Coding sequences within it:
- the LOC129178071 gene encoding protocadherin-9 isoform X4, encoding MDLKDYYLLGALLACIWLDPSIAQELIYPIREELQENVLIGNIPRDLNISHTNAATGASANLVYRLVSKAGDNPLVRVLSSTGEIFTTSNRIDREKLCPGPSFEDSECSFEIEVVILPNDYFRLIKIKIIVRDTNDNAPMFPSPVINISIPENTLINSRFAIPSATDPDTGPNSVHKYELINGQSAFGLDIVETPEGEKWPQLIVQQNLDREQKDTYVMKIKVEDGGSPQKSSTAILQVTVTDVNDNRPVFKESQIEVHIPENSPIGTSVVQLQATDADVGANAEIRYVFGAQVSPATKRLFALNTTSGLITVQRPLDREETAIHKLSVVASDGSPSPARAIISINVTDVNDNPPNIDLRYIISPINGTVFLSEKDPINTKIALITVSDKDTDINGKVICFIEKDVPFHLKAVYDNQYLLETSALLDYEGTKEYNFKIVASDSGKPSLNQTALVRVRLEDENDNPPIFTQPVIELAVMENNKRDLFLTTLSATDEDSGKNAEIVYQLGPNASFFDLDRKTGVLTASRVFDREDQDRFLFTVTARDNGTPPLQTQAAVIVTVLDENDNNPKFTHNHFQFFVSENLPKYSTVGVITVTDSDAGENAAVSLSIPNDNENFILDPFSGVIKSNVSFDREQQSSYTFDVRAVDSGRPPCSSAAKVTINVIDVNDNTPVVIYPPSNTSFKLVPLSSIPGSVVAEVFAVDGDTGMNAELKYTIVSGNNKGLFRIDPVTGNITLEEKPAVSDLGLHRLVVNISDLGYPKSLHTLVLVFLYVNDTVGNYTLINDLIRRRMETPIDRNMSDSSETYQSGDYLTIMIAFVTGALVVIIVIFVTVLLRCRHTSRFKAAQRKKQGTEWMSPNTENKQNKKKKRKKRKSPKSSLLNFVTIEGNKPDDPAHEPINGTISLPTELEDQGIGRFDWNATPTTTFKPSSPDLARHYKSASPQSAFHLKADTPVSVKKHHVIQELPLDNTFVGGCDTLSKRSSTSSDHFSASECSSQGGFKTKGPMHTRQQGTLTRARTELNPEYLDLRPRAELNSEYWTPCTPLAQDDFYEQASPDKRTEADGNSDPNSDGPLGPRGLMEASEMCTQECLVLGHSDNCWMPPNLASYQQHKSPVSSFGSQREWGPKDKLLNGHTLTRTWKKENGQSEHFGDRKQFGSGEGHFNSSGMADIPLVSLKSCQSASCPDSPKDQQL
- the LOC129178071 gene encoding protocadherin-9 isoform X5; protein product: MDLKDYYLLGALLACIWLDPSIAQELIYPIREELQENVLIGNIPRDLNISHTNAATGASANLVYRLVSKAGDNPLVRVLSSTGEIFTTSNRIDREKLCPGPSFEDSECSFEIEVVILPNDYFRLIKIKIIVRDTNDNAPMFPSPVINISIPENTLINSRFAIPSATDPDTGPNSVHKYELINGQSAFGLDIVETPEGEKWPQLIVQQNLDREQKDTYVMKIKVEDGGSPQKSSTAILQVTVTDVNDNRPVFKESQIEVHIPENSPIGTSVVQLQATDADVGANAEIRYVFGAQVSPATKRLFALNTTSGLITVQRPLDREETAIHKLSVVASDGSPSPARAIISINVTDVNDNPPNIDLRYIISPINGTVFLSEKDPINTKIALITVSDKDTDINGKVICFIEKDVPFHLKAVYDNQYLLETSALLDYEGTKEYNFKIVASDSGKPSLNQTALVRVRLEDENDNPPIFTQPVIELAVMENNKRDLFLTTLSATDEDSGKNAEIVYQLGPNASFFDLDRKTGVLTASRVFDREDQDRFLFTVTARDNGTPPLQTQAAVIVTVLDENDNNPKFTHNHFQFFVSENLPKYSTVGVITVTDSDAGENAAVSLSIPNDNENFILDPFSGVIKSNVSFDREQQSSYTFDVRAVDSGRPPCSSAAKVTINVIDVNDNTPVVIYPPSNTSFKLVPLSSIPGSVVAEVFAVDGDTGMNAELKYTIVSGNNKGLFRIDPVTGNITLEEKPAVSDLGLHRLVVNISDLGYPKSLHTLVLVFLYVNDTVGNYTLINDLIRRRMETPIDRNMSDSSETYQSGDYLTIMIAFVTGALVVIIVIFVTVLLRCRHTSRFKAAQRKKQGTEWMSPNTENKQNKKKKRKKRKSPKSSLLNFVTIEGNKPDDPAHEPINGTISLPTELEDQGIGRFDWNATPTTTFKPSSPDLARHYKSASPQSAFHLKADTPVSVKKHHVIQELPLDNTFVGGCDTLSKRSSTSSDHFSASECSSQGGFKTKGPMHTRQQMCQENMVPLLNPGMHRERQVKAQDDFYEQASPDKRTEADGNSDPNSDGPLGPRGLMEASEMCTQECLVLGHSDNCWMPPNLASYQQHKSPVSSFGSQREWGPKDKLLNGHTLTRTWKKENGQSEHFGDRKQFGSGEGHFNSSGMADIPLVSLKSCQSASCPDSPKDQQL
- the LOC129178071 gene encoding protocadherin-9 isoform X7, with product MDLKDYYLLGALLACIWLDPSIAQELIYPIREELQENVLIGNIPRDLNISHTNAATGASANLVYRLVSKAGDNPLVRVLSSTGEIFTTSNRIDREKLCPGPSFEDSECSFEIEVVILPNDYFRLIKIKIIVRDTNDNAPMFPSPVINISIPENTLINSRFAIPSATDPDTGPNSVHKYELINGQSAFGLDIVETPEGEKWPQLIVQQNLDREQKDTYVMKIKVEDGGSPQKSSTAILQVTVTDVNDNRPVFKESQIEVHIPENSPIGTSVVQLQATDADVGANAEIRYVFGAQVSPATKRLFALNTTSGLITVQRPLDREETAIHKLSVVASDGSPSPARAIISINVTDVNDNPPNIDLRYIISPINGTVFLSEKDPINTKIALITVSDKDTDINGKVICFIEKDVPFHLKAVYDNQYLLETSALLDYEGTKEYNFKIVASDSGKPSLNQTALVRVRLEDENDNPPIFTQPVIELAVMENNKRDLFLTTLSATDEDSGKNAEIVYQLGPNASFFDLDRKTGVLTASRVFDREDQDRFLFTVTARDNGTPPLQTQAAVIVTVLDENDNNPKFTHNHFQFFVSENLPKYSTVGVITVTDSDAGENAAVSLSIPNDNENFILDPFSGVIKSNVSFDREQQSSYTFDVRAVDSGRPPCSSAAKVTINVIDVNDNTPVVIYPPSNTSFKLVPLSSIPGSVVAEVFAVDGDTGMNAELKYTIVSGNNKGLFRIDPVTGNITLEEKPAVSDLGLHRLVVNISDLGYPKSLHTLVLVFLYVNDTVGNYTLINDLIRRRMETPIDRNMSDSSETYQSGDYLTIMIAFVTGALVVIIVIFVTVLLRCRHTSRFKAAQRKKQGTEWMSPNTENKQNKKKKRKKRKSPKSSLLNFVTIEGNKPDDPAHEPINGTISLPTELEDQGIGRFDWNATPTTTFKPSSPDLARHYKSASPQSAFHLKADTPVSVKKHHVIQELPLDNTFVGGCDTLSKRSSTSSDHFSASECSSQGGFKTKGPMHTRQQAQDDFYEQASPDKRTEADGNSDPNSDGPLGPRGLMEASEMCTQECLVLGHSDNCWMPPNLASYQQHKSPVSSFGSQREWGPKDKLLNGHTLTRTWKKENGQSEHFGDRKQFGSGEGHFNSSGMADIPLVSLKSCQSASCPDSPKDQQL
- the LOC129178071 gene encoding protocadherin-9 isoform X8 encodes the protein MDLKDYYLLGALLACIWLDPSIAQELIYPIREELQENVLIGNIPRDLNISHTNAATGASANLVYRLVSKAGDNPLVRVLSSTGEIFTTSNRIDREKLCPGPSFEDSECSFEIEVVILPNDYFRLIKIKIIVRDTNDNAPMFPSPVINISIPENTLINSRFAIPSATDPDTGPNSVHKYELINGQSAFGLDIVETPEGEKWPQLIVQQNLDREQKDTYVMKIKVEDGGSPQKSSTAILQVTVTDVNDNRPVFKESQIEVHIPENSPIGTSVVQLQATDADVGANAEIRYVFGAQVSPATKRLFALNTTSGLITVQRPLDREETAIHKLSVVASDGSPSPARAIISINVTDVNDNPPNIDLRYIISPINGTVFLSEKDPINTKIALITVSDKDTDINGKVICFIEKDVPFHLKAVYDNQYLLETSALLDYEGTKEYNFKIVASDSGKPSLNQTALVRVRLEDENDNPPIFTQPVIELAVMENNKRDLFLTTLSATDEDSGKNAEIVYQLGPNASFFDLDRKTGVLTASRVFDREDQDRFLFTVTARDNGTPPLQTQAAVIVTVLDENDNNPKFTHNHFQFFVSENLPKYSTVGVITVTDSDAGENAAVSLSIPNDNENFILDPFSGVIKSNVSFDREQQSSYTFDVRAVDSGRPPCSSAAKVTINVIDVNDNTPVVIYPPSNTSFKLVPLSSIPGSVVAEVFAVDGDTGMNAELKYTIVSGNNKGLFRIDPVTGNITLEEKPAVSDLGLHRLVVNISDLGYPKSLHTLVLVFLYVNDTVGNYTLINDLIRRRMETPIDRNMSDSSETYQSGDYLTIMIAFVTGALVVIIVIFVTVLLRCRHTSRFKAAQRKKQGTEWMSPNTENKQNKKKKRKKRKSPKSSLLNFVTIEGNKPDDPAHEPINGTISLPTELEDQGIGRFDWNATPTTTFKPSSPDLARHYKSASPQSAFHLKADTPVSVKKHHVIQELPLDNTFVGGCDTLSKRSSTSSDHFSASECSSQGGFKTKGPMHTRQQGTLTRARTELNPEYLDLRPRAELNSEYWTPCTPLLTAPVKSYRGRQALRPLETEECSQA
- the LOC129178071 gene encoding protocadherin-9 isoform X9 encodes the protein MDLKDYYLLGALLACIWLDPSIAQELIYPIREELQENVLIGNIPRDLNISHTNAATGASANLVYRLVSKAGDNPLVRVLSSTGEIFTTSNRIDREKLCPGPSFEDSECSFEIEVVILPNDYFRLIKIKIIVRDTNDNAPMFPSPVINISIPENTLINSRFAIPSATDPDTGPNSVHKYELINGQSAFGLDIVETPEGEKWPQLIVQQNLDREQKDTYVMKIKVEDGGSPQKSSTAILQVTVTDVNDNRPVFKESQIEVHIPENSPIGTSVVQLQATDADVGANAEIRYVFGAQVSPATKRLFALNTTSGLITVQRPLDREETAIHKLSVVASDGSPSPARAIISINVTDVNDNPPNIDLRYIISPINGTVFLSEKDPINTKIALITVSDKDTDINGKVICFIEKDVPFHLKAVYDNQYLLETSALLDYEGTKEYNFKIVASDSGKPSLNQTALVRVRLEDENDNPPIFTQPVIELAVMENNKRDLFLTTLSATDEDSGKNAEIVYQLGPNASFFDLDRKTGVLTASRVFDREDQDRFLFTVTARDNGTPPLQTQAAVIVTVLDENDNNPKFTHNHFQFFVSENLPKYSTVGVITVTDSDAGENAAVSLSIPNDNENFILDPFSGVIKSNVSFDREQQSSYTFDVRAVDSGRPPCSSAAKVTINVIDVNDNTPVVIYPPSNTSFKLVPLSSIPGSVVAEVFAVDGDTGMNAELKYTIVSGNNKGLFRIDPVTGNITLEEKPAVSDLGLHRLVVNISDLGYPKSLHTLVLVFLYVNDTVGNYTLINDLIRRRMETPIDRNMSDSSETYQSGDYLTIMIAFVTGALVVIIVIFVTVLLRCRHTSRFKAAQRKKQGTEWMSPNTENKQNKKKKRKKRKSPKSSLLNFVTIEGNKPDDPAHEPINGTISLPTELEDQGIGRFDWNATPTTTFKPSSPDLARHYKSASPQSAFHLKADTPVSVKKHHVIQELPLDNTFVGGCDTLSKRSSTSSDHFSASECSSQGGFKTKGPMHTRQQGTLTRARTELNPEYLDLRPRAELNSEYWTPCTPLTAHWDLVA